One genomic region from Spirosoma sp. KCTC 42546 encodes:
- a CDS encoding fibronectin type III domain-containing protein: MNVHYLISLLISYALSCLSVYADCQIPQGSYIYNLTYQSASLSWSYYGSNSPTYQLQWRISGNATWTTNPVLTTPGTSLTGLTNNTTYEWHVRSICAAGDTSAYTSTQTFQTKCDLPYALQIANVTHQSAQLAWYAPVSGATYEVQWRSVGAATWTIVPGLTANYLNLASLPEDTSFEWKVRTICSTTETSDFSTGPSFRTICLPPSNVRVTLINPEAVELKWDSPVANARFDLQWRQAGTTAWTLLEGITLAEYTLTGLTNNTSYEWQVRTACSATSKSTFSAIQPFQTSCPLPINLVSNFVTFNSALLQWTSLATDLQWRASGTADWLTVPNAISPYSLTGLTNNTVYEWRVRTVCSSTVASAYTSTQLLTTQCLAPNSTYSNADDFGGFRLNWYSPESGTFELQWRVSGTDSWSVTTGIVGTTYNLTGLSPGTTYEWRVRKTCSTTEYSGFSTPQSITTGCSIPTYPRSESATSTKIDLVWSSAEPGGSYEVQWRIVNTPNWTTVVDITAKRYTLTGLQVNMHYEWRVRKVCTATVATAFTDSQTFTLTCAQPTSFSTRSINFSSATISWSGANSYSPYEIQYRQAGANDWISVADLSSSQYSVSGLNNNTTYEWRVRSSCPAVGLPDFSAVQTFQTQCSGQFSNLYAGSVAYNSANSAVLYWQIDGNARLYEIQYRETGSADWIILRPEATEADPYFGETAYNYVGKQYTLYNLTPGKTYEWRIRALCTPSIYSDFVNGPTFTSACLIPQDVSGFQQSNTTLAISWYVPPYVTHYDLQWRLVGASDWNTVSGLTGASYTLTNLTAGSTYEYRVRRQCSPGIVSEFSAPVARTMQCTMPNSLMTETMSGSSARLTWSYYNDGIDGATHSNDLQYRVLGSSTWTTVTGVVGTTYSLTGITTGVRYEWRVRAVCSPGITSDFSAPSTFGLNCYPPSVNSYYTQIGTTSAFLSWNSGSPWTKSYLLQWRTLGTTDWTSVPIAYSSNSSSLSSYYLTGLTNNTSYEWRVATNCGDGYLSDFSYTQSFHTACPSVQDLVVNSVGSTSAQLSWSGANLLPQSSYLLQYRVRGTVVWTEVSGITSPTIQLVDLALNTTYEWRVRVECESGVALKFSPSSAFATQCPTPGNLYAYDVTTKSALLTWGTNAENSAVNLQWRQAYSNSVWNEAKQLTGSAYVVTGLKSATRYEYHIQGVCNATDQAVSPSRTSGEFITSSPYASSLSIYPDEISAQAVRLQWVGGPDKTTYILQWRVRNAGWTTTGPLSATGYLLTGLTPNTTYDVRLSYVENGVTYEASNSFTTPCTRMNLLSAVDITATTAKLTWAAVGFPASTPWQVSLQWRMVGSTIWNTVTGITGNSYTLTGLSDNVTYEWRVQNLCSADVTNVSYPASFQTICQIPTSTATQKVTTESALLSWNGFGPTYSVHYRVMGTTAWTTVTGLTSTTFVLTGLANDTNYEWAVATVCTPGSSSVYTPPLPFKTQCRLPTSLSVNLLTTSQVQLVWDSPESAYELQWRVVGSATWSTSSGITSPYTLTGLITGTTYEWRVRAACAVAANGPFASGNSFTPQCPSYYNVYKNTVDITANRAQLTWSANAALAYGLRWRSASSSTWIDVPGNVTPPYTLTGLINNTAYEWQLLTDCQPADGSSAFFQTHCNAPFRLQTEDLTTTSARLNWNDSRDGMGYEVQWRLAGTSSWNVISGITSTSCLLSGLTNYTDYEWQVRSQCENEVPFQLTALFKTVNACSSELLYTIRDGSWDDPTIWSCNRVPTSTDKVKLNHKLVIPNAYVAKALTIYYETGARLTFGIGASVNVGK; the protein is encoded by the coding sequence ATGAACGTTCATTACCTGATTAGTTTGCTGATAAGCTATGCCTTATCCTGCCTGTCGGTGTATGCCGATTGCCAGATTCCCCAAGGTTCGTATATCTATAATTTGACGTATCAGTCGGCTTCATTAAGCTGGTCGTATTATGGGAGCAATTCTCCTACTTATCAACTGCAATGGCGTATATCGGGCAATGCAACCTGGACAACCAACCCAGTACTGACAACACCAGGTACTTCGCTAACAGGACTAACAAACAACACGACTTACGAATGGCACGTGCGATCCATATGTGCCGCAGGTGATACATCGGCCTATACGAGTACGCAGACGTTTCAGACGAAATGTGATCTGCCGTACGCACTCCAGATAGCTAATGTCACTCATCAATCGGCCCAACTTGCCTGGTATGCACCAGTTAGTGGGGCCACTTATGAAGTACAATGGCGATCGGTTGGGGCTGCTACCTGGACAATCGTGCCTGGATTGACCGCCAACTATCTGAATCTAGCGAGCCTACCAGAAGACACTTCGTTTGAATGGAAAGTCAGGACAATATGCTCTACTACGGAAACGTCTGATTTTAGTACTGGACCCTCCTTTCGAACAATTTGTCTTCCGCCGTCGAATGTTCGTGTTACGCTGATTAACCCTGAAGCCGTTGAGCTTAAATGGGATAGCCCTGTAGCCAATGCACGTTTTGATCTACAATGGCGTCAGGCTGGCACAACCGCCTGGACATTATTAGAGGGAATCACGTTGGCCGAATACACTCTGACTGGCTTAACGAATAATACGTCCTATGAATGGCAGGTTCGAACTGCCTGTTCGGCTACGTCAAAATCAACATTCTCGGCTATTCAGCCGTTTCAGACCAGTTGCCCTTTACCCATTAATCTGGTCAGCAACTTTGTAACGTTTAATTCTGCGCTACTCCAATGGACATCTCTGGCTACAGATCTACAATGGCGAGCTTCCGGAACTGCTGACTGGCTAACTGTACCGAATGCCATATCGCCTTATTCGCTAACCGGTTTGACAAATAATACCGTCTATGAATGGCGGGTGCGTACGGTTTGCTCATCAACAGTAGCGTCGGCCTATACGTCGACGCAATTGCTAACCACTCAGTGCCTGGCACCTAACAGTACATACAGTAATGCGGACGATTTTGGTGGGTTTCGACTGAACTGGTATTCACCAGAGAGTGGGACATTTGAGTTGCAGTGGCGGGTATCGGGTACCGACAGTTGGTCGGTAACAACGGGAATTGTAGGAACCACGTATAATCTGACAGGGCTGTCACCCGGAACGACCTACGAATGGCGGGTTCGTAAAACATGCTCCACCACAGAATATTCTGGTTTTTCAACCCCTCAATCCATCACAACAGGCTGTAGTATACCCACATACCCTCGAAGCGAAAGTGCAACTAGTACGAAAATTGATCTGGTCTGGAGTTCAGCCGAGCCAGGCGGAAGCTATGAAGTACAATGGCGAATTGTTAATACACCAAACTGGACAACAGTCGTTGACATTACGGCAAAGCGATATACCTTAACCGGCTTGCAGGTAAATATGCATTATGAATGGCGGGTTCGTAAAGTATGTACAGCTACGGTTGCAACCGCATTTACGGATAGCCAAACGTTTACCCTCACTTGTGCGCAGCCCACATCGTTCAGCACCCGTAGTATAAATTTTTCCTCGGCTACGATAAGCTGGTCCGGCGCCAACAGCTATTCACCCTATGAGATTCAATATCGTCAGGCGGGGGCTAACGACTGGATATCCGTAGCTGACCTAAGTTCAAGTCAGTATTCAGTAAGTGGCCTCAATAATAACACAACCTATGAGTGGCGGGTACGGTCGTCATGCCCTGCGGTTGGGTTACCGGATTTTTCGGCAGTGCAAACGTTTCAAACGCAATGCAGTGGTCAGTTTTCTAATCTGTATGCCGGGAGTGTTGCTTACAACTCCGCAAACTCCGCCGTTTTATACTGGCAAATTGATGGTAACGCCCGACTGTATGAGATTCAATACCGGGAAACAGGCAGCGCAGACTGGATCATACTACGGCCTGAGGCTACTGAGGCTGATCCTTACTTTGGTGAGACGGCGTATAATTATGTCGGGAAGCAGTATACACTCTACAACCTTACGCCTGGCAAAACGTACGAATGGCGGATACGAGCGTTATGTACGCCCTCGATTTATTCTGATTTTGTTAATGGGCCGACATTTACAAGTGCTTGCCTGATCCCGCAGGACGTATCCGGTTTTCAGCAAAGCAACACAACGCTGGCAATATCCTGGTATGTACCACCATACGTAACCCATTACGACTTACAATGGCGACTGGTTGGTGCTTCTGACTGGAATACCGTAAGTGGGTTGACTGGTGCATCGTATACATTGACGAATCTGACGGCTGGCAGTACCTATGAATATCGGGTTCGACGGCAATGTTCGCCTGGTATCGTCAGCGAATTTTCGGCACCCGTTGCCAGAACAATGCAGTGTACCATGCCCAATTCGCTTATGACCGAGACCATGTCAGGTTCGTCGGCACGGCTGACCTGGTCTTATTATAACGACGGTATTGACGGGGCGACTCATAGCAATGACCTGCAATACCGGGTTTTGGGTTCATCTACATGGACAACCGTGACGGGTGTTGTTGGGACTACCTACTCATTAACAGGAATAACAACAGGTGTGCGCTATGAATGGCGGGTCAGGGCTGTTTGCTCGCCCGGAATAACGTCTGACTTTTCTGCTCCCTCCACATTCGGACTAAATTGCTATCCACCTTCTGTAAATAGCTACTATACCCAGATTGGGACTACGTCGGCCTTTTTATCCTGGAATAGTGGCTCCCCATGGACTAAGTCCTATTTACTTCAGTGGAGGACCCTGGGGACCACCGACTGGACGAGCGTACCCATAGCGTATAGTAGCAACAGTAGTAGCTTATCAAGCTATTACCTAACGGGGCTAACCAATAATACCAGCTATGAATGGCGGGTTGCTACGAACTGTGGTGATGGTTATTTGTCTGACTTCTCCTATACACAATCGTTTCATACTGCCTGTCCATCCGTTCAGGATCTGGTAGTTAATTCGGTGGGGTCTACGAGTGCTCAGCTCAGTTGGAGTGGTGCGAATTTGTTGCCACAATCGAGCTATCTCCTTCAGTATCGGGTTCGCGGAACAGTAGTCTGGACTGAAGTAAGTGGCATCACGAGCCCAACCATACAACTTGTGGATCTGGCCCTTAATACAACCTACGAATGGCGGGTTCGTGTTGAATGCGAATCGGGTGTTGCCCTTAAATTTTCGCCCAGTAGCGCGTTTGCAACACAATGTCCTACGCCGGGCAATCTGTATGCGTATGATGTAACAACAAAGTCGGCTCTGCTTACCTGGGGTACGAATGCTGAAAATAGTGCCGTTAATCTGCAATGGCGACAGGCCTATTCAAACAGTGTATGGAATGAGGCAAAGCAGTTGACCGGATCGGCCTATGTGGTAACGGGGCTTAAATCGGCTACTCGTTATGAATACCATATTCAAGGCGTCTGCAATGCTACCGATCAGGCCGTTTCCCCATCCCGGACCAGTGGCGAATTTATAACATCATCGCCTTATGCATCTTCTCTTTCCATTTACCCTGACGAGATATCGGCTCAGGCTGTTCGCCTGCAGTGGGTAGGTGGCCCGGATAAGACAACTTATATCCTCCAGTGGCGCGTACGCAATGCCGGCTGGACTACAACCGGCCCGCTGTCGGCAACGGGTTATTTACTGACGGGCTTAACGCCGAATACCACCTACGATGTTCGACTTAGCTATGTAGAGAATGGCGTGACGTATGAGGCTAGCAATAGTTTTACAACGCCTTGTACCCGGATGAATTTATTGAGCGCTGTTGATATTACGGCAACAACGGCCAAACTAACCTGGGCTGCTGTGGGCTTTCCGGCGTCGACACCATGGCAAGTGTCCCTCCAGTGGCGTATGGTCGGTTCTACAATCTGGAATACAGTAACAGGCATAACCGGTAATTCGTATACCCTGACTGGTTTAAGCGATAACGTAACCTACGAGTGGCGTGTTCAGAACCTGTGTTCTGCCGATGTAACGAACGTTAGCTATCCGGCGTCGTTCCAGACAATTTGCCAGATTCCAACGTCCACCGCTACGCAGAAGGTAACTACGGAATCAGCACTACTAAGCTGGAATGGATTTGGGCCAACCTATTCCGTGCACTATCGCGTCATGGGAACAACTGCCTGGACTACTGTGACCGGGTTGACGTCCACTACTTTTGTGTTGACCGGATTGGCGAATGATACCAATTATGAGTGGGCCGTTGCTACTGTTTGTACACCAGGTAGTAGCTCCGTATACACACCTCCACTACCGTTCAAGACCCAATGTCGGCTTCCAACGTCGCTCAGTGTAAACCTTCTGACTACCAGTCAGGTACAATTGGTATGGGATAGCCCTGAGTCGGCCTATGAACTTCAATGGCGAGTTGTAGGAAGTGCGACCTGGTCTACTAGTTCGGGTATTACCTCCCCATACACGCTAACGGGACTAATCACCGGGACAACCTACGAGTGGCGCGTTCGGGCTGCATGCGCTGTAGCGGCTAACGGGCCGTTTGCATCCGGCAATTCATTTACGCCCCAATGTCCTTCTTATTACAATGTGTATAAAAATACGGTTGATATAACAGCCAATAGGGCCCAATTGACCTGGTCTGCCAACGCTGCATTGGCGTACGGCTTGCGCTGGCGATCCGCAAGTAGCAGTACCTGGATAGATGTACCCGGAAACGTGACGCCACCTTATACACTAACGGGTTTAATCAATAATACAGCCTACGAATGGCAACTTCTCACCGACTGCCAACCTGCAGATGGCTCGTCGGCGTTTTTTCAGACGCATTGCAATGCGCCATTCCGTTTGCAAACGGAGGATCTAACAACAACATCGGCGCGGTTAAACTGGAACGATTCAAGAGATGGAATGGGGTATGAAGTTCAATGGCGTTTAGCTGGTACGTCCAGTTGGAACGTTATTTCCGGTATTACAAGTACTAGTTGTCTACTGTCTGGCCTGACGAATTATACCGATTACGAATGGCAGGTACGTTCCCAATGTGAGAACGAAGTTCCATTTCAATTAACAGCGTTGTTTAAAACAGTCAATGCATGTTCATCGGAACTACTCTATACCATCCGCGACGGCTCCTGGGATGATCCAACTATATGGTCCTGCAATCGAGTTCCAACGAGTACTGACAAGGTGAAACTGAATCACAAGCTCGTCATTCCAAACGCCTACGTAGCTAAAGCATTGACTATTTACTACGAAACGGGTGCCAGGCTCACGTTTGGAATAGGAGCAAGCGTAAACGTGGGGAAATGA
- a CDS encoding N-acetyltransferase, with protein MQFSFRNDQPELAFNVLREVGQWLVDSGQELWQIDTLTPENLLDEYTTGNLYVLYANRDDGAEPEPAGVFILQWEDPLYWPDVPANTSGFIHKLAIRRAFGGQNLFAAIIDFCRTECLQRGIKILQLETDATRPKLMQFYERYGFQPTYQRQIHEFGQTFLCQYYVMMF; from the coding sequence ATGCAATTCTCTTTCCGAAACGACCAGCCTGAGCTAGCCTTTAACGTACTCCGCGAAGTAGGCCAATGGCTCGTCGACAGTGGCCAGGAACTCTGGCAGATCGACACACTTACGCCCGAAAACCTGCTGGATGAGTACACAACGGGCAATCTCTATGTGCTGTACGCCAACCGTGACGATGGTGCTGAACCAGAACCTGCCGGCGTGTTTATTCTGCAATGGGAAGACCCGCTTTACTGGCCCGATGTGCCCGCCAACACCTCAGGCTTTATTCACAAATTAGCCATTCGGCGAGCGTTTGGCGGTCAGAATCTATTTGCCGCCATCATTGATTTTTGCCGGACGGAGTGTCTTCAGCGAGGCATTAAAATCCTGCAACTCGAAACCGACGCCACCCGCCCTAAACTGATGCAGTTTTACGAACGCTACGGCTTTCAACCCACCTACCAGCGTCAGATTCATGAATTTGGGCAAACATTTTTGTGTCAGTATTATGTAATGATGTTTTAG